Below is a genomic region from Helianthus annuus cultivar XRQ/B chromosome 2, HanXRQr2.0-SUNRISE, whole genome shotgun sequence.
AGTCACCTCCACCTCCCCCACCATCTGCCATCACCCACTCCCACCCCGACACCACCACCGCACAACCACTGTCACAAGCCAACTGTTGCAGCAGAAATAACAGTTCTCCTTGACTCAGAGGCAAAGGATTTCTTGCTAATAGCCCCTGTAAGTGTTTGTTTGACCAAATTCAAAACTAAAACATGAGAAATGTCGTACAAATCAAACAATTTGCAGATATGTAAAAGATTAAATAAAATACCTGAGAGCATAACCAAGACACGATCCTGACATCGCTTCTTTGAAGGACAGCAGTAAAAGCTTCTTCGTATTTGTGCTCGTATACAAGTCTAGAAAGCTCTTTCGTTGTATCCAGAATAtgatgtgtgtgtatatatacatcaATATAAAACTATATCATAATCTGACCTTCTCATGGAAACTGCCAATTGGTCCATTGCTTATTTGAGTCATCAATGGGTTGACTGATTCTGGATTTGTCCCTGCAAGTGCAAGATCTACCAACTTCCTTTGACCTTCGGCTATTTCACCACCACATCACCTCCGTCCTCCACCCACCACCTCCCTAATCGGCTAATCCCACCCACAGTCAACCCATccaaacccaccaccaccgcgaAACAAAAAAATCCCCAAACTCTAACAAATCCCCAAATTCACCCATTTCTTCGATCTAAATTCACGAATCAATCACAATGAGCAATCAAGCGGAATCATCGGACTCGTCAGTCACACTTCAGTTCAGTCGATCGTCACGGCGGAACCCTAGCCGCCGCCTAGGGTTTAGATCTGCGAAGGAGGTTGTGGTGGATTTTGGTCTGCAGCGGCGGAGGAGCACGGCGGCGgttgtggcggtgatggtggtggtgtgaaGGGGATGGTGGTGATGATTGTGGCAGTGATGTTGGTGGAGGTGGAGTTGAAGGGGATGGCGGCGGTTGTGGTGGGGAGTGAAGGTGGAGGTGAAGGGTATGGCGGCGGTGGTGGAGGTGAAGGGTATAGCAGCGGTGGTGGTGCATCTCCTCCGCATatggagagagaagagagagagagtgagggagGAAGAGAGAGTGCAggttttaatatatattttgattttcagattttttttaaataatagagATAAAAAAGACTATTATACCCTCATGTGCGTTGCACATGATCagttttaaccaaaaaatctaactgggtttggcttaaaggacataacgtgcaagatttgcaaacattaagaacaaaactcatcaattttaaagacaaaggacagcgcctgcaattttggacatacataaaggacaaaacttgtaatttactcaattaAAAATTTGATTAGACAATCCAAGTCAAAAGTGTGCAGAGTTCCATTTTGTAGAAGTATCTATTCGGATCCTATTGGTGCCGGATATTTGCTTCTTTAGAAAGAGAAAGACGTATATACCCTTCGAGGGGAAGCTTCCAATGCGATTCTAACCCTTGTAAGTTGTAATTATCCAaactcaaaataaaatattcaatAGTTTGGAACTTTTACAAAAAAAGGATTCATTTTTTTCAATTATATTGAAGTTTACGAACAATAATACAAGTGAACAATGCATATACCATTTTCAAACCCATGCATGAAGAGGAACAAGGTGTACCCGTGATGATATTGACCTCATGAACATTTTTGAGGGCCATGGTTGAAAGCTTGTTCACCTATAATATATTTCGGTGCACGTACAATTTAACATAGAATTGAGCACATCTATCCAAAACTCTCCGCCCCACATGTCGACATACATCAACTTCTTCGAAACAATTGCTCGTGGCGCCCTCCCACTTGACCCACTTATTGACCTACCACACCGTTGGCGGCTAACCCTTCGATGACACTACGAATCCTTAAGGCGAATAGTAAGCTAGTTTTACAAGTTTGTGATGTTCTAATGAACAACATTGTTTAGATAAGGCActtgaaaaaaaaagttatggATAAGGTGGAAATGGTTGATGCACAATCTGATCATGCTAGGTCTCCGACATGTTAGCAAGCCATCAACAATAACAAAGAATCACATGTATGTCTGTGGGTTTTAGTTTCTGGCTGTCCCGGTTTCTATATGTTATATAAAAGTTTTTTTGAAGttcaaaaaaggaaaaaaaaaacaaagaatcACATGTTTAGAGAGAGCTAAAATAATGCAAAACGGTTAATATATAATTTAACCTATGATGTCCTTTTAGGGAAGCTATTTTGACATCGATATGTTGTATCATAATCATGTTGGAAAATACTAAAAAGGACTGGTGTTATAAAATTGTCAAAGATGTGCTGCAAGACGATCCTATCAAAAGTTACTACCGATGAAGAGTTGCTTGGAGGGGAATCCGATTTTAAATTCTCAGAAACCACATGATTATATAGCCAAAGGGGAATATGTCGTGTCTAAAATCATCCCAAGCGCTGCTAAAAAAAAAAGCAGAGAAATTTATAATATGACCTCTCACTTTAATAAAGtcattttttcttttctttaccAATTTACATTGCAACCCCGGAAATTTAATAAGGTTAATTACACCCCCACTTTAATAAACTTTTTTTATACATGTTGATGCTGCAATGTACGGGATAAAAtactatttatataattattaataaaactaaTGGGTTatgtttgctttttttttttttaacttatagTATTTCGTGACGTGTTTATTTTATCCAAATTTggttcattttcttttttaaaaaatgtGTTATAGTATTTAAAAATATAGGTGTGACGTGTTTATTTTATCTACGTATAGATAAAAGTATTGTTTAAAATTGAATGTGTCATATATAATTGATATTTTTCCTTTTTCGTGAAATTTCGAACAGATATCGTCCGAACAACACTAGTACCACGTTCCGGTATATATTTTGTTAAAGACGAAAATATATTCGCAATAGAGTATTTTCTAGTATCGTAAATTATGTACTTATGTATAAACGAGAATGGGATCAGGAGAGAACGATTTGAAGTGTGAGAACACTGAGAACGATTTTCAGCCATAGGATCTTTGTGATTTGTGGCTAAGATGATGCGGTGGCATTTTTATAAATAATGGGAACCTCATAAGTACCAGGAGGGGTAATATTGGAAGATCCAAACAAGGGTGCACATACTAATCACATGtcattttcccccatcatatttaaacgccaataacttttttatacgtgattattattctaaaaaaattacaccataaaactcagcgtttttttttatctttccaacgagtatactattgatatacttttcgaaaaaaatgaaatgggttttatggcgtttttctgaactgggtgttttatggcgtttttgagACTAGttatttttatggcgtttttctgaactatgtGTTTTTATTGCGTTTTAACTACGTATTTTCAtgacgtttttctgaactgagtgttttatggcgtttttaaactgagtttttcatggcgttttttctgaactgagtgttttatggcgttttaactgggttttttctgaatttggtgttttatggcgttttatttgaacacccagttcatgtgtGTGGgttttttttgacaatattacccgtTAGTGTAATTTAACATCAATTCCACATGTCAActccaaaatcgttctcaccgttctcatacttttcaccgttctctctaaatcctgaccctgtATAAACATTAATTTTTTCGCGATTTAATGTACCAAAACGCGCTCATGATAAGTAATAGTTATGTTAATTTGTTATCGGCAAACATTTACAGGCTGCTTCAAATCGTTTAATATATTTATGTTGTATTACAAAGGCTTAAACTGAACCTGGTTTTATATTGCCGGTGGTTGGGCCATTGGGTCAGATTATAAATAGCCTAATTTATTTGTGCTGTTAAATTATTTGGGCCAGACTATGTAGAAGGCTCACGTATTGGGCTTTTAGCCCAGATCATTAAGGGTTCAACTTTATGTCTTTATGTTTTCATTTATCCATTTatgaaaatgaaaatgatatAATCCTTTTTaacattttaaaaatatatatatatttgtgtcatttaatttttaaaatataatggAAATCAGCAAGAATCATAACGATTTCACTATAAGGAATTTCAAACAAAAGTATTATATCAGTGAACCGAAAAAAAAATGGTTGATTTTGATCTATGATAATGGTTGTCATTATGTACATGAATATATCTAGAAATATTGGTTTATCTTGTGACTTATAGAAAGAATTATTTTCATTATAGTTCCGCTAGTGACACCATTGATATCACCACGATTTCAtcgttgaagtaaaacttggCTCGAATATCCTTTGACCCATGGCTAGTATATGACGAGGGTCAAACTCCATCTTCCTCTTGTAAATCTGTGGCCACTTTTCTCCATAGTGATCCATCCACTCTTGTTGTGTGGTGTAATGTGGCAAGTACTGTTTGATACCGATATTTTGTTCTTCACAAAATTTTAAAATCCGACGGTTCTCATCACTCAGTCGCTCTAATGTCAATGCTTCTTCACCATTTTGCAATGCAGATCTGAGCAACGCCACCAAATAAAACACGTCCTCATTTGGTGTCACCACTGAAGTTTCTTCGTCCCACCTAAATGCACACAACAAAGATTAACACCTAACCAAAATACGGCAAACATAAAAATAATAATGCATATTGTACAACTTATTAAAGGGTCCCACATTCTATATCTCATCCAACATGTTCGAGATGCATGGTCAAACTATAATGTCATGATTCCCATATGTCATGTAGATGTGCATGAAACACCATAATATAGTATAACATCATATGGATACATGGATGAATAATATATCCTTACTTGTTTTTGTTCATGGGATAGATGAGAATGGGCCCACTTGTCTTATTCCCCAAAATACCCTTGAAGACTCCTTGGTCAAAGTCAGCAATTCTTGACTTGGGTACAAACAAGTTGAGCCATGGGTGTGGTACATCCCATAACCCCTTGGACCGGAGTTTCAACTCGGCTGTGTGAACCCGGTCCAAGAAATCCACATATGGGAGGTCAGTGGTGAAGACTGATGCTGGTATATAGTTTAGTTTCTTTAACAAAGCGTCCACTTCctgaataaaataataataatatatttaaataccaaaaagaacaaaaagtgtatatataaattataaagtTATAAAAGACACTTCTTTTTATAACTTGTGTAGCTTGCTTTTAACTACATCCAGCTGCATGCATTATTAGCTGCTAATTATTTGGTGAGTGGATGACATCGGTTTATACAAACAATTCTCCATTAATATATTACTTATGTTTGTCGTCAATCATCGTATCAAATCACACAAGATCTCATGTGTTTTCTTCTGTCATGTTTGTTTTATTTAATCACCAAAATAATAATTTTAGGTGTACTATAGTTGTATATAATATCAGAAACAAGTCACTAATTTATTCATTAAATATGTCACAAAGAGTTGCATGtctacttttttttttctctGGTATAAAACACCATATATTACGTATGTATTTGATATGTCACATAATTATATCTAATTAATAAAAGGGCTAAATAAATGTTCCTCTCCCTTAAATTTTCATTCTACTTACTTTAAAAACATTaaatcaaatatttttttttgtcttttagtaTAAAATTAGGGGAATATAATCAATCCAACAAGTTGAAAGAGAGGATGCAACACGTAAAAAAGAAGGTAAAGTTACGTTTAGCACAACCTATAAAAAATAGTCAAGAGAGATTTAAGATTATAATTGTAGTACCTGATTGACGGTTTCTAGATCGGAATGATGGTAGTAGTTCTTCGTGATTTCGAGGCAGTATAAGACATTGCCACCCGAAGAAACCGAGGAAATTTTCACCGGATTGCTTGGGGAGAAGAAGGAGGACCTCCAATTGTTAATCAAACCCTCATCAACAATCACAAAACCCTCAACATAGTCAAACTTTTGTGAGTTTGGTTGACCATGAAGAGAAATGAGGTACTCTTGATCATGTGTAAAACTTGAGAAGTTTGAATATAGTACCCGGATCCATCTCACCTGTTATCATAAGTTCATAACATACACAAttagataattattttttttaccactttttatttttttagagttaattgccaaaatcgtccctcaGGTTTGTGCaggtttgccattttcatccaaaacaacttttttgtaccatatagtccttcacttttgggattttttgccattttcagcCAAAcgtctaatttgctttattttttctatcaaacatttggatgaaaatgacaaaaaaaatctcaaatctcagggacgattttggcaaaaaaagtCAAACAtttgatgaaaatgacaaaaaaaatcacaaaagtgAAGAACTATATGatacaaaaaaattgttttgaatgaaaatgacaaaatgcccaaacctcagagacaattttggcaatttacttttttttttatatttttattttttatgaagaTTTAAATAGTTGGTATATATGAGGGAAAAGCTTGAGAAAGTGATGTTATGTTTGTTAtgatgaaataaaaataataagtGACACGTCAATAGCAATGTCAACAGTTTTGATTGGCTGAAAAAACTCAATTGCCATGGACCACTAAATCACTGCTTGTTTTTCTTGAAAATTATTGTTTTGAGGTCGACAAATACACAtaagtttttgtttttgtttttataaaatctAACTTCAAATCTTTAAATCACAACCAATAAaactttaaacaaaaatattCAATTTTTTATGGTGTCATCACTCTTTATCTTTTATCATGTTATCAGTATCGCTATCAGTGTCACAGTCTTTGTCCGTTAACCCTTCGATCTATCAAATTCTATCAGTAATtacaaatatttaaaaaaaaatcataattttgttaAATAACGACCAATAAATTCATAAAAATATCAGTCCAAATCTTTAAATCATGACcaataaaattacaaaaaaatataattttctgTGGTGGTGTCTTCAATATCTATCGTTAATCAATTTATTCCAACCCATCCATCTCATATTGGTATCAATGTCGGTATCAGAGTATGACCTAAGTCTCCGGTCTATCAATTTTTTATCAGTAATAATTTTATACAATATAAAAAGACATTCTTCAACAATAGGTCccccgtcagtgatccaaattttccgttaaaaaaaaagttaaaaaaatcatttttgcaAGGAAAAGACATAAATACCCTTTGAGGAGAAGGTTCCAACGCGATTCTAGCTCTTGTAATAATCCCAAATTGTCCTAACCCTCCCAAAACAGCATGAAACAACTCCGAATTTTGATCCTCTGTGCATGTCACCAGCTCCCCTTTCCCTACACCCCCACAAATCACACAAAACTATTAACAATACTGTATAAAGAGGCGAAGTATAGAGGGGGTGCGcccgacccccgaacttttcgctcagtagtgttatatatgtagttttcgtatagaaatttttgggtatatttCGACCCCCAGTTCTATAAattttttttggtatatacgttttcgacccccagtcattcgggtcaagcttcgccactgtttaTAAAAAACATATATAAGAAAACATCATCTTCAAAATCATGcatgaccaaaaaaaaaaaaagtgaagcaATGTACCTGTGACTACATCAACTTCATAAACGTTACTAATCTGAGGGCCATAGTTAAACGCTTGTCCACTAATCCCTGCATTAGAGATTGTACCTCCAACAGAAAGGTACAAGTAATCAGTCCATGATTTTGGCGCCAGTCCATATGTTAAGGTGCACTTGAGCACATCAATCCAAAGCTCTCCACCCCACACATCAACATACATCAACTTCTCATTAACAACTGGCACCGGTAACGGTGCAGCAACAGGCGACCGCGGCGAACGGGTCATTTGCACCACCACCCCATTTGCCGTGGTCGCCTGGCCGTTTATCGAGTGTCCGTGGCCTCTGGCAGACACCGCGAATCCGTACTCGTACGCGAGTTTTACTAGATTCGCGATGTCTGTTGGGGACGACGGATGCAGAACCGCCACTGGGGATTGGGTAACGGTTTTCCCGAAGTCGGATGAGGCTGACTGGATGTCCGTACGGTTGAAGGATAACTGAATTTCGGGTTCGATGAGGTGGAGGTCGTTAGGGTTTAGTGTTAATCCGACGATCACGATTAATCGGCATATCGCGGTCAGCATTAGGAGTTTTGGCGCCATGGTTTTGCGCTGGTGGTGGCCGGAGATGGTGGTGGTTTTCGGTGAAAATTCGGTTGGTATAAATGGAAGGTTTAAaagaatatatgtatatatattttagtaatttttttttataaaaaaatgacacacagtgagtgtgtttgtgtgtgataaCTGGTAAAGGAGTTTTTCTGTCAAGGATATGAGATGCAGGTTCGGTATTTATAGGACACGAAGTGTTTGGTGCGCAGTGCGCACACAGGTTGGAAGTCACGTGGGAATATTTGGGTATCACGTGCCATATTGTGactattttttctttttaaataaagCTTGAGTGTTGTAGTTTTACCGGTTGTTAGTGCTTGCATGATTTGTGCGTTAAAATAAAGATTAGTAGAAGACTAAAAAGTATAAAACCGTGTTTTGACTCATTCTGTTATGTCTTGTGTTGACGGATCATATAtgattatattttaatttttaattagtGTTTAGTTAGGCAAGATAAAAGAATAGTAAAATGATTGGTTAAAAGCATGTAAAGTGATATGATTTGTGTATGATTTCAACAATTATTACTGATATGggaattgactaaaataccctaaTGCAAAACTATGTATGTGTGTCCATGCTCAAGTTTGGGAAAGAAAGAGCACTTGCCGAATGATAACTTATTGTTTTGAAGATGTAACATATAATTCATAAAGTGTAAGGTATGTAGAAAGCTATGACTGGACTGACTTGTTTGTGAGAGAAAAAGCCAGAGCTTTTGGCCCCGGGTTTCCATATTAATGTTTTGTCTTGAATGAAGTCATCAATTGAGAAGTTTAAATGTAAATTAATGGAGTAGCAAGAACCACGACAAGGAATGTAGAAAAAGAGTAATCATCCATTTTTCACTCATTTGGATGAGCTTGTTCATGCTTTTATAGTAGCGTTGGTTTTTattgcttttattgctttttttTCTATGTACAAGTGATTCTATGACTTAAGTCTCAAAGATAAATTGACACTTAAAAGGTAAgacaaaactatttttatatatttaattttggGTATATGGTTAAAGATAAATTTACACTTAGAACATAGAACATCCGTAGTCGTCCAATTTTCGGGCGTTTTTTACAAATGCACGTCCAATCACgcccatataaaatgaccgaattttccttctcattaacagaaaaaatggatgaagttaacccaatggactaaaatggcaacagtgaaacctttttggacccacatgcaaAAAATGAAACTTGTGAACTAAACTGGTAATATGACTCAAACCacaggactaaaatgacatttaactatttttttttaatcttttttgtgtttttattacaCTTTTACCTCTACTTTCAGCATTACTTAAAACCCCTTAACTTTTTAAAAACTTTATAATCGAGttttacgtgtttatttttatgtacgtataGTTATAAATTGAAGTTAATTTACGTTTATAGGTAAATTTTTCCCGGAATtgagttgggtcaaatataatcTGTTCTTATGTAAATTACTATgtacattttttttcttttctggaCTTTTTTACTCTTCTTTATGTTTAATGTTTTAGTTTTAAGTTCCTTTGTCATTAAAGTTATATTTAAGATAACGTTCACGTTTTGATTTACAATTAATTTAAAATCAGTCTGTCCGCGGTACAATTTAAATTCATTTTTATGATTATCGGTCGATATAAAACACGTGTCAATATTCTTTTGAGCATATTTCTTTCGATTGATATACCGAACCAAAATAGATATCGACCGCGTGCAGATAATTGTAGTTGATTACATTTGTATAAAGGGTTGATAAGATGTGTAGACGATTGTTCATAATGATACAACGAGGGAAATTGAAAAGATTAGCTCTAATGATTTATCGTTTGTTGTGTCCAAAGATCTAACACTTACACTAGTGACGTGTATGAAACTCTCAAATTACCTTTCATGGGATCTAGAACGCATCAATTATCTTAACAAAATAGAAAtacttttcttccatttttttctTATTTCAAAGAGAAATTGAAATAATATATTGGATTTCCCTCATTACAGTTGGAATATCTTTACAGAATGGTAATATAAAATAAGTCTTTTTAATAAGTATCATTACtatataatttaatttaaatatgaCTAAACTCCTAACACCAACTTAGTCAATAGTCATATACCAACTTGTGTGGGTCATACTAATATAAATTCAATTcaacttattattattttttaactgTAAAAGAAATATATAGCATAGAGTTTACGTATACGTATGTTTATATTAGAGGAAACAACTTACATATGTTAATATATTTGCTTGAAAAGGATCAAAAGTATTGATTGTAGCTTGCACGGATTTATAATTGTAGTTATAAATGTGTTTACTAGCCCTCAAAAGTTAAATTTTATAGGAGTAAGTTACAAAATTTGTGACCACAACCATACATGGATGAATGAAATATATTATGGTATTTAATTGTTCATATGTTGTAATGAATTTTGTAACTAAACATCTCAACAAAACAAGCTTCAAATAGTTATATTACGAACaattttatacatacataca
It encodes:
- the LOC110935805 gene encoding cytokinin dehydrogenase 5, with the protein product MAPKLLMLTAICRLIVIVGLTLNPNDLHLIEPEIQLSFNRTDIQSASSDFGKTVTQSPVAVLHPSSPTDIANLVKLAYEYGFAVSARGHGHSINGQATTANGVVVQMTRSPRSPVAAPLPVPVVNEKLMYVDVWGGELWIDVLKCTLTYGLAPKSWTDYLYLSVGGTISNAGISGQAFNYGPQISNVYEVDVVTGKGELVTCTEDQNSELFHAVLGGLGQFGIITRARIALEPSPQRVRWIRVLYSNFSSFTHDQEYLISLHGQPNSQKFDYVEGFVIVDEGLINNWRSSFFSPSNPVKISSVSSGGNVLYCLEITKNYYHHSDLETVNQEVDALLKKLNYIPASVFTTDLPYVDFLDRVHTAELKLRSKGLWDVPHPWLNLFVPKSRIADFDQGVFKGILGNKTSGPILIYPMNKNKWDEETSVVTPNEDVFYLVALLRSALQNGEEALTLERLSDENRRILKFCEEQNIGIKQYLPHYTTQQEWMDHYGEKWPQIYKRKMEFDPRHILAMGQRIFEPSFTSTMKSW